The DNA region ATTTCCTATCATCATAATTCCTTCTCCAGAGAAAGGCTCTACGGTACCACAAACGAACCCAATGAAGATAAGATCAAAAGTATTGTAATTACTCCAACGACAACTCATGTGTTTGGTGTTCCCCACGAAAGATGGCGTAGAGCTCGAATAcagcaagaaaagaaaaacggTATGGAGTTttcattcagaaaaaaaaataacagtgGAGAACTGAGTGTTGCCCTTCCATCTTTTCTGAAGGTTACGCTGGAAATTAAGATAATATAAGAACATATTATGAATTATGAAAAGTAGTTATGGCTTTCTTTTCTGCCGGCTAAAAATCTATtcaattatatcaaaaattataattttaaattcataCGAAAATATTGTGGAAACACCGTAGTCTATTGGTTAAGGTTTAAAAAATTTCACATCCAGGTATGGGGGTTAAATCCCAGACTATACAATTTCTTGCAGATAAATCCAGATTTTAAATTTCggaaaaaacaatttattaaacaattatgTAGATTATGGAAGAAAGACTTACAAAAGATCTACAACATGGTACAAGTTAATCTAGTGAGGCATGAATCTTTATTGGACAGCTCAGAAGATGCAGTTAAACGTAGATCTCATGAAGCAATTAGTATtatcggttgtcgaatcgtctttgtaatcttttttatattataatgaactagtgttaaaaaaaaattcatactAAAGTACTAAACGCAAACTTTTACACAAACAACTCTGTGCATCGTATCATATCCTGAAAATAgtacaacaaaataaaattagttataacaTATTCTctaatattttcagtttttgaGACAACTAATTTGTTATCTTAATGGGCCAATTATTATCcagttcaacaaaaaaaaagcctctctctctcttctgtttTTGTTCACCAAAAATAGAAAGTTCCATCTGCCTAAAAATTGCACAAACTCAAAAGTCAACCTTTATAAAGACGAAACTCTAGAGGAAACAGAAGGTTACAAATCACCGTGGACGTATTCCCGCCAACAAGAAACACCCACGTGTCGAAAACTCCCTTCCTCCTCCGTCGTCATCGTTCATCAACAACGAACGACCGaggagccaaaaaaaaaaaaacagaaagatcTCTccgtttttaaaaaaacttttcgCCATGGTTGTCCGATCAAAACACATATCCACATTCCTGTTAACCATATCCATCATATCTCACGTCTCCCAACCTCTCCACTTCGAGCTAAAATCAGGCAAATCAAGATGCATCTCTGAGGACATCAAAAGCAACGCGATGACCGTCGGAAAGTACACCGTCTCCAACCCCAACGACCCTCACCCTTTCCCTCAGTCTCACAAGATCAACATAAGGGTGTGTACGCTCGTAAAATTCGTTTCCTTTTCCATAAATTcgtaaacttttttatttattccgTCCATGTTATAATTATACATTAGGTGACGTCGAGTCACGGGAACACGTACCATCACGCGGAGGAGGTGGACTCGGGGCAGTTCTCGTTCACGGCGGTGGAAGGCGGAGATTACTCGGCGTGTTTCGCCGCCAGCGATCATAAGCCTGACGTGACGTTGAGTATCGATTTGGAGTGGGGATCGGGTGTTCATTACAAGAGCTTGGGGAGTTTGGCCAAGAAGAGCAAAGTCGAAgtgagtttctttttttaatatttgtttggtAATTAACTCATCAGATTCTTGATGTCTTGTTGTGTCTTGTGGAAGGTTATGGAGTTTGAAGTGAAGGCTTTGATTGAAACCGTTAACTCGATTCATGATGAGATGTTTTATCTTAGAGACAGGTAATGAAAAGTTGCttttacattttctataatttgttGCAATGTTATTGAATGTGGACTTGTTTTTGTCTGCAGGGAGGAAGAGATGCAGGATCTGAACAGGGCTACGAACTCGAAGATGGCGTGGTTTGGTTTGCTCTCTCTGTTCGTGTGCTTAGGAGTTGCTGGGATGCAGTTTCTGCACTTGAAGACGTTttttgagaagaagaaagtcaTCTAAGATGATTTTTAGATGGAATAATTCcactctcttttttctttgatcAACACGAGGAAGAATCTTTTTGTTCACCTGAGGTTTTGTACATTTAGATCTTTGTGGCTTGAGCATGTGTCCTCTTGAAAAACTAAACGAATGTGAAAATGTAATGCCATTTTTGCAGTTTCTGTCAACAGAAAGAATAACTTGGAAAACGTTATATACTTGTTAGGCAGGGTACTTCTCAGGAGACGAGTAAACTTATAAATCAATTCTTGTGCGTTAAACCATAGCTAACCAATTCTCTCTTGAGTTTAACCACAGTTCATTGCTCTGTTTTCATTCTCCGCAAGAGAGCAAACAAGAAAACTTGCTATTTTTGTGTCCCGTCGTAAAAGAATGACTTGGCCATACATACTTGTTGGATTATCTGTCTCTGTGAGCACTAAAGAGGTCTAATATCTCCGGGGCTCTAGAAGAAAGTGCAAGTAAATTTGCAAAACTTGGAACGATATATCTACAATGTCAAGGTAGATTAGGGACTCTTAACTCAAGTCTCTTAGATAAAGATGGAGCCTTAACATTCCATAATGTTTTGTCTCTCTCCTAAACATGCTGCAACTGAAAAATTGACTCGGTTCTATCATCGTCACTCAACAGATTCTCCAAGTAGACTCAAGACCTTGTAATAATCGTAAGTTTCTAATGACTCTTCTTGAATAACATAATCACCATGTAAATAAATACGAAGTAAAGGGTAGGAAACTTTCACTGTTTTAAAACACCAAATATTTCAACAATCCAAAACCAATAGATATGGTCGTCGTCTTGCAACAAGAAACACACATTAATGGTCTAAATCagagaaaaaaaggaagaaaaaaacatgtttttgttcTTATAACAACTGCTGGGGTAAATAAGATTTATCCTCTGTGTAAAGAGAGAATGATAACACTTGTTGGTTTTACTTGCCACCACCAACTTCCTTGACGGCACAGATCTGCTCCTCTCCCATCGAAGACATGACAGACACCACCACATCCTTTCCCTCCTCGAATCCACTCTTCatctgcaatttttttttcacaaattgtGTTTTCAAATCACAATTTCAAAGATTGAAAACAATTCATGCGTATTAAAAAGACGAGAAACTAACCAGAGCGCTGAGATTATCATCGGTGGGAAGCTTGAGGTCGTCCTTAGTGCCACCACTGTCGGTCAAAAGGCTAACCTGTGAtgcaaaacaaaaattataacttttcaaACATGTCCAAAGCGGAAAAACGAAACATAAATGATAATAGAGAAAAGTGACGTACAAAGCCATCCTCAGAGATATCAATCAACTGGTAATCAATACGGTTCACATGAGGAAcctgacaacaacaacaacaacaaacaataCTCTGAATTTAAAGAACatatcatataaaccaaatctagtaaagttttgtttttttatatactgTACTTACATCACAATTGTGGGAAGAGGGAACGATATCCTCGAGCTTCTTAGCAGTGAAGATATCAATAGCAACGAAGTGACACTTCGCGTGACCGTGCTTGCCAGTCTTGGAAGTCGAAACCTCAACAACCTATATATCAATCAATCAAAATCCCAAAAGAGcccaaaccaaaattaataaatatcaaatCAAAAGACTTTCTTATCCctaaacatatttaaatcaaaaaacacacaaaactaGATTCCTTTTATTCAAACAGAACACATCTCTTGTTGTCTGATCTCTAAATATATCTCGAAAACTCAATCCGAATCAAAGGAGCAAGAAGATCTAGAGTCTATAGCGAGATCGGGAATCAACAGAGACGATACCTTGCAGGGACGGCCCTTGATGACGATGTGACCACCTTTACGGATGTTACCAGCCTGCTGAGGGTAGGTCTTGGAAGCTCCGGCGTCGGAGGACTCGAAGTGGTGCTCTTCGTCAGACatgttgagagagagagagagatggaattTGAGATTGGATTGTGAGAATGAATGAGCAACAAAAATAAGAGAGTGATGTCAATTTTTATACGGAGGAGGAAGGCTAGGGTTACTGTATATTTATCTTTCTCAGCCATACGATGAGAATATCTCGACGGTTGAGATTTAACTAGATTTATCTTCTTTGTTGCATCACGGCGTGCAAACCACGCGGCCCTACACTTGTGTTGAGCGGTGTCTGATCGCTAGCACAaattctctttttaatttttttcaataaaaaataataaaatgagaCTATTctttaggggtgggcaaaaaaaccgaaccgaaccgatcgaaccgaaccgattgaaccgaaaccgatccgaaccgaaccaaagtcTATTATCAACTAgttaggtttaagatttttcCAACACgaacaaaccgaaccgaaaccgaaccaaaccaaaaccgaaccgaaccaaaccaaaaccgaacaaaaccaaattaatACGAACCCGTAACCAatgtacttttttattatttgaataaaaCGTACCAGCAATATATAATACTTAAATCCTAGCTCTAAAGTCATtgttaactttattaaaaattatcttaatctttttatttactttagttaatttttgtttgattgtgttcttataaattttttgtagtttattaagggttttttttgcttcagttttatattagatttaatttacatatttatttttaagaagcATTATTTaccatgtttttttaattttttatttactatagttaactttgatttgattgtacttttataaatgttttgggtttttgaaagttttttgttttggttttatattggAGTTAGTcaacataatttaatttttcatagTTGCCAACATGATGATTTTGTGACAAtgcatttttgttttaaaattgaaccgaactaaaaccaaaccgaactaaaaccgaaccgaaccgaaaccgatccaaaccgaactaatTATGGTTTACTTTGGTTGGACAAATTGttgaaccgaattaaccaaaccgaaccgaacccgaaccgaatcgagaaaataaccgaagtgcccacccctactattctttttcttttagtgGGACACAAAAATGAGACTATTCTAGATTCAAAAGGCCAGATTAAGTTGGACTTTTTTCATTTATACAAAATCATTTCGTTGTGTTTGTAAACTAATCTATTTGCTAAAAGGCTTAACCTGTGAGTTAGCCAAAAGTCAGGAATTATTATTCGGCtcattgtttaatttttttcttatgttccGGTTCTTACTTGAGATGAGGGTTAGTACTTAGTAGGTTATCTCTTTTCATCGGAGTACTACAAGTCTACAATGCATGTTTCAGCATCATCCTTTCTTCCACACTCGTATCAAACATTCAAATGGTATCTAGCAAAGATTCTTTAAGATGCATGTTTTGATTAAAACAGTAGAGCTCCGTACTCCATAGTCAATGATGAGGATATCTATCATTCTCACGAAATTCGAAACACATGGACCAACATCTTGGAACTTGGAGGGGAGATCTTTGTGATTAACATTGGAAAATGGGCTAAATGGACCAGACAATCTACGGCCCATTGTCCTTTTATCAATGCTATTTTATTTCTACATCAACACATAATACAGTATTGTGTAAATGGGCTATGTTGGGGCATTATATCTCCTCATACAGTTATAAGACATTAATTAATTGTCACAAAAAAAGacattaattaattatacaatttAGATGTTACTTTAGAATTGTGTACagatattttacatattttaaaacatataattaattatacaatttAGATGTAATGGTAAGaagaactaaaatatattactcATTTTTCTATTAGATGTTACTTTAGAATTGTTTacacagattaataaattatttatttatttatttattttaatatattaatagttCAACTGAACATACTTTAaccaataattaatttttttatccacGTTGATTTTTAATGTTACCATTTTTAcatagttttttttcctttcaaaacataaaaatctaatatCGATACCAAATttactagaaaaataaaaacagaaaatgggaaaaagaaaattaaaaagcaTGAGAAGGACCGAGTGTGATAGAAAatgggaaaaagaaaaattaagaagCCTCCTCTGTCTGCATTT from Raphanus sativus cultivar WK10039 chromosome 8, ASM80110v3, whole genome shotgun sequence includes:
- the LOC108831377 gene encoding eukaryotic translation initiation factor 5A-2-like encodes the protein MSDEEHHFESSDAGASKTYPQQAGNIRKGGHIVIKGRPCKVVEVSTSKTGKHGHAKCHFVAIDIFTAKKLEDIVPSSHNCDVPHVNRIDYQLIDISEDGFVSLLTDSGGTKDDLKLPTDDNLSALMKSGFEEGKDVVVSVMSSMGEEQICAVKEVGGGK
- the LOC108831378 gene encoding transmembrane emp24 domain-containing protein p24delta9-like, producing the protein MVVRSKHISTFLLTISIISHVSQPLHFELKSGKSRCISEDIKSNAMTVGKYTVSNPNDPHPFPQSHKINIRVTSSHGNTYHHAEEVDSGQFSFTAVEGGDYSACFAASDHKPDVTLSIDLEWGSGVHYKSLGSLAKKSKVEVMEFEVKALIETVNSIHDEMFYLRDREEEMQDLNRATNSKMAWFGLLSLFVCLGVAGMQFLHLKTFFEKKKVI